A window of Saccharomyces paradoxus chromosome XIII, complete sequence contains these coding sequences:
- the ATM1 gene encoding ATP-binding cassette Fe/S cluster precursor transporter ATM1 (Mitochondrial inner membrane ATP-binding cassette (ABC) transporter~similar to YMR301C), whose amino-acid sequence MLHLSRSPVIGRIVRSKLKPGLIRKCSPIIFTVSKLSTQRPLLFNSVTNLWNQAQKDTSQKKLVEQPSPAPKVKTQVKKTSKAPTLSELKILKDLFRYIWPKGNNKVRIRVLIALGLLISAKILNVQVPFFFKQTIDSMNVAWDDPTVALPAAIGLTILCYGVARFGSVLFGELRNAVFAKVAQNAIRTVSLQTFQHLMKLDLGWHLSRQTGGLTRAMDRGTKGISQVLTAMVFHIIPISFEISVVCGILTYQFGASFAAITFSTMLLYSIFTIKTTAWRTHFRRDANRADNKAASVALDSLINFEAVKYFNNEKYLSDKYNSSLMNYRDSQIKVSQSLAFLNSGQNLIFTTALTAMMYMGCTGVIGGNLTVGDLVLINQLVFQLSVPLNFLGSVYRDLKQSLIDMETLFKLRKNEVKIKNTERPLMLPEHVPYDITFENVTFGYHPDRKILKNASFNIPAGWKTAIVGSSGSGKSTILKLVFRFYDPESGRILINGRDIKEYDIDALRKVIGVVPQDTPLFNDTIWENVKFGRIDATDEEVLTVVEKAQLAPLIKKLPHGFDTIVGERGLMISGGEKQRLAIARVLLKNARIMFFDEATSALDTHTEQALLRTIRSNFTSGSRTSVYIAHRLRTIADADKIIVLDNGRVREEGKHLELLAMPGSFYRELWTIQEDLNHLENELKDEQGL is encoded by the coding sequence atgCTGCATCTTTCAAGATCCCCTGTGATTGGGCGAATAGTTAGATCAAAACTTAAACCTGGTTTGATACGGAAATGTTCACCGATTATATTTACTGTGTCTAAATTATCAACCCAGCGGCCTCTGTTATTCAATTCAGTTACAAATTTATGGAATCAGGCACAAAAGGATACATCTCAGAAAAAGTTGGTCGAGCAACCCTCCCCAGCTCCAAAAGTGAAGACTCAAGTAAAAAAGACCAGCAAGGCTCCAACCCTGTCGGAACTGAAAATCTTGAAAGACCTATTTCGCTATATTTGGCCTAAAGGCAACAATAAGGTGAGGATACGGGTATTAATTGCGCTTGGATTGCTAATATCCgcgaaaattttaaatgtTCAAGtgcctttcttttttaagCAAACTATTGATTCAATGAATGTAGCATGGGATGATCCTACAGTTGCCCTTCCGGCAGCAATTGGATTAACTATTCTTTGCTATGGTGTTGCAAGGTTTGGATCTGTTTTATTTGGTGAATTGAGAAACGCCGTATTTGCCAAAGTGGCACAAAATGCCATTAGAACTGTCTCGCTGCAAACCTTCCAGCACCTTATGAAGTTAGATTTGGGTTGGCACTTGAGTAGACAAACGGGTGGTCTAACGAGGGCTATGGATAGAGGTACAAAGGGTATATCTCAAGTATTAACCGCCATGGTATTCCATATTATCCCTAtaagttttgaaatatctGTAGTTTGTGGGATTTTGACGTATCAATTCGGTGCGTCATTTGCCGCCATAACATTTAGTACAATGCTTTTATACTCAATTTTCACCATAAAGACGACAGCATGGAGGACTCATTTTAGAAGGGACGCTAACAGGGCCGATAATAAAGCTGCCAGTGTGGCGTTAGATTCTTTAATTAATTTCGAGGCGGTAAAATActttaataatgaaaaatatctttcaGATAAATACAATAGTTCCTTAATGAACTATCGAGACTCTCAAATTAAGGTATCGCAATCTTTAGCGTTTTTGAACTCCGGCCAAAACTTGATTTTTACTACTGCCCTAACGGCAATGATGTATATGGGTTGTACTGGTGTTATTGGTGGAAACTTGACAGTAGGTGACTTGGTTCTAATTAACCAGTtggtttttcaattatCGGTACCACTAAATTTCCTTGGTAGTGTTTACAGAGATTTGAAGCAGTCTCTAATTGACATGGAAACGTTATTTAAGTTGAGGAAAAATGAAgtcaaaatcaagaataCCGAACGTCCCTTGATGCTACCAGAACATGTTCCCTACGATATTACTTTTGAGAACGTTACGTTTGGATATCATCCAGACAGGAAAATCTTAAAGAATGCTAGCTTTAATATCCCAGCAGGCTGGAAAACCGCAATAGTCGGGTCTTCGGGCAGTGGTAAATCCACCATTTTAAAATTAGTCTTCAGATTCTATGATCCTGAAAGTGGAAGAATCCTCATAAACGGCCGCGATATCAAAGAATATGACATCGATGCTCTGAGGAAGGTGATCGGTGTGGTACCACAAGACACACCACTTTTCAACGATACCATTTGGGAAAATGTGAAGTTCGGTCGTATTGACGCAACGGACGAAGAAGTGTTGACTGTTGTAGAGAAAGCACAATTAGCACCTTTAATCAAGAAACTACCACACGGATTTGATACCATTGTAGGAGAGAGAGGATTGATGATCAGCGGTGGTGAAAAGCAGAGGCTGGCAATTGCCAGAGTACTATTGAAGAATGCAAGGATCATGTTTTTTGATGAGGCCACAAGCGCCTTGGATACGCATACAGAACAAGCCCTCTTACGCACAATCAGAAGTAATTTCACTTCGGGTTCGAGAACAAGCGTATACATCGCGCATAGACTGAGGACCATTGCAGATGCAGACAAGATCATTGTCCTTGACAACGGAAGAGTGAGAGAGGAAGGTAAGCATCTTGAACTGTTGGCCATGCCAGGGTCGTTTTATCGCGAACTTTGGACCATACAAGAAGATCTGAATCATTTAGAGAATGAACTAAAAGACGAGCAAGGATTATGA
- the ADH2 gene encoding alcohol dehydrogenase ADH2 (Glucose-repressible alcohol dehydrogenase II~similar to YMR303C) gives MSIPKTQKGVIFYESNGKLEHKDIPVPKPKPNELLINVKYSGVCHTDLHAWHGDWPLATKLPLVGGHEGAGVVVAIGDNVRGWKVGDLAGIKWLNSSCMACEYCELGNESNCPHADLSGYTHDGSFQQYATADAVQAARIPEGTDLAEVAPILCAGITVYKALKSANLRAGHWVAISGAAGGLGSLAVQYAKAMGYRVLGIDGGEGKEELFTSLGGEVFIDFTKEKDIVGAVVKATDGGAHGIINVSVSEAAIEASTRYCRANGTVVLVGLPAGAKCSSDVFNHVVKSISIVGSYVGNRADTREALDFFARGLVKSPIKVVGLSSLPEIYEKMEKGQIAGRYVVDTSK, from the coding sequence ATGTCTATCCcaaaaactcaaaaagGTGTTATCTTCTACGAATCCAACGGTAAGTTGGAGCATAAGGACATCCCAGTTCCAAAGCCAAAGCCCAACGAATTGTTGATCAACGTCAAGTACTCCGGTGTCTGCCACACAGATCTGCATGCTTGGCACGGTGACTGGCCATTGGCAACTAAGTTGCCATTAGTTGGTGGGCACGAAGGTGCCGGGGTTGTTGTTGCCATTGGGGACAATGTTAGAGGCTGGAAGGTGGGTGATCTTGCCGGTATTAAATGGTTGAACAGTTCATGTATGGCCTGCGAATACTGTGAATTGGGCAACGAATCCAACTGTCCTCACGCTGACTTGTCTGGTTACACACACGACGGTTCTTTCCAACAATACGCTACCGCTGACGCCGTGCAAGCCGCCCGTATTCCTGAAGGCACCGACTTGGCCGAAGTCGCCCCAATCTTGTGTGCCGGTATCACCGTATACAAGGCTTTGAAGTCAGCCAACTTGAGAGCAGGTCACTGGGTGGCCATCTCAGGTGCTGCTGGTGGTCTAGGTTCTTTGGCCGTTCAATACGCTAAGGCCATGGGCTACAGGGTTTTGGGTATTGATGGTGGTGAAGGTAAGGAAGAGTTGTTTACCTCCCTTGGTGGTGAAGTTTTCATCGACttcaccaaagaaaaagacatTGTTGGCGCGGTCGTCAAAGCTACCGATGGAGGTGCTCACGGTATTATCAACGTTTCCGTTTCCGAAGCCGCTATCGAAGCATCCACCAGATACTGTAGGGCCAACGGTACTGTTGTCTTAGTTGGTTTGCCAGCCGGTGCAAAGTGTTCTTCTGATGTCTTCAACCACGTTGTTAAATCTATCTCCATCGTCGGCTCTTACGTGGGAAACAGAGCTGACACTAGAGAAGCTTTAGATTTCTTTGCCAGAGGTCTAGTCAAGTCTCCAATAAAGGTTGTTGGCTTGTCCAGTTTGCCAGAAATTTACGAAAAGATGGAGAAGGGCCAAATTGCTGGTAGATATGTTGTTGACACTTCTAAATAA
- the UBP15 gene encoding ubiquitin-specific protease UBP15 (Ubiquitin-specific protease involved in protein deubiquitination~similar to YMR304W): MSSGDELGSIGTVSHGTAIDKSIESILPQFDEEVETLLEDSFTWNIPDWNELTNPKYKSPRFKIGDFEWDILLFPQGNHNKGVAVYLEPHPEEKLDESAGEMVPVDPDWYCCAQFAIGISRPGNDETINLINKSHHRFNALDTDWGFANLIDLNNLKHPSKGRPLSFLNEGSLNITAYVRILKDPTGVLWHNFLNYDSKKVTGYVGFRNQGATCYLNSLLQSYFFTKYFRKLVYEIPTEHESPNNSVPLALQRAFYQLQVSDIPLDTLELTRSFGWDTAESFTQHDVQELNRILMDRLENNMKGTPVEGKLNEIFVGKMKSYIKCINVDYESSRVEDFWDLQLNVKNFKNLQESFDNYVEMELMNGENQYAAQDYGLQDAQKGVIFESFPPVLHLQLKRFEYDFNYDQMVKVNDKYEFPETIDLSPFVDKEVLKKTLDSEDKDKNPYVYNLHGVLVHSGDISTGHYYTLIKPGVEDQWYRFDDERVWRVTKKQVFQENFGCDRLPDEKVRTMTRDEYQNYIIQRHTSAYMLVYIRQEQEEDLLRPVLESDVPKHVITRVREEIKERETKEKEIREAHLYVTLRLHSIKELIHYEGFDYFAHDGFRLFSEELNDSGLQQINLKVLRTTKLSDIFASIKEAMNIPQERDVRYWKMDYRRNNTLRLTQPINFESVNITLQEALKTEKKRTMETQYGEGGVASTDEDDKALSETVSFLDLFIEEPYLELQFLSKLKEASLISKAEPDDELISNVRTNLPKLTEGGIEPVFATENKSNLLFVKKYDPHTQKLLGFGHFAVNQLQQLSDLSEIIENSISSNEKLTFYEEVQPGTINEIYMKGTVYDADIDTGDIVSFEVPDAVLPDIFPVYATIKEYYSYLRYRVKLKFSKFDGSSEEYGVSNEIPESFEFWISAYAPYDDLARMVSKFAHVKPEYLKIFALYSNGRFVLKSTSLLNDYLLKDFNCDQIPPFAFEVLSVPLKELERLRPIKLYWLKNSYIHYQSFEFEVANDYTESQFLEKVQHKIGFTDEEKENILLWTNSNFQFQGLLSDQNTFKDVSKNSLLFGRILPEESKLFKELNRLENLQASSLEDFMDDENATDRPIDDEQDLGMAIEHSDDVKGRIVVVQQYFKDLENRHGISFLFNLIPGETFPKTKDRLHAKFGLGQKEFSKIKLSIGYSTEEGTVFRTLQGFSDEELDKVILYDIMSNLDYIYMDHPDRLRSHSSYDRPMIIKN, encoded by the coding sequence ATGAGCTCTGGAGACGAATTGGGCAGCATCGGTACTGTGTCTCACGGTACCGCCATAGATAAGAGCATTGAAAGTATTCTCCCAcaatttgatgaagaagtgGAGACTTTGCTGGAGGATAGCTTCACGTGGAATATTCCTGACTGGAATGAGCTAACGAATCCAAAGTACAAATCTCCCAGGTTCAAAATTGGCGATTTCGAATGGGACATCCTATTATTCCCTCAGGGGAACCATAATAAGGGTGTTGCGGTATATCTGGAACCTCATCCAGAGGAAAAATTAGATGAGAGTGCGGGAGAGATGGTGCCCGTTGATCCGGACTGGTACTGCTGTGCTCAGTTTGCCATTGGCATTTCTAGGCCCGGAAATGATGAGACCATCAATCTAATTAACAAATCGCATCATCGGTTCAACGCCCTAGATACAGACTGGGGGTTTGCAAATTTGATAGATTTGAACAACTTGAAACATCCTTCAAAAGGGAGGCCGCTTTCGTTCTTAAATGAAGGGAGCTTGAACATAACCGCATATGTGCGCATATTGAAGGATCCCACCGGTGTCTTGTGgcataattttttgaattatgACTCGAAGAAAGTGACTGGCTATGTTGGCTTCCGAAATCAGGGTGCCACATGTTATTTGAATTCCCTGCTGCaatcttatttttttacaaaatatttcagAAAGCTGGTTTACGAAATACCCACTGAACATGAAAGTCCAAATAACAGTGTTCCCCTGGCTTTACAAAGAGCTTTCTACCAGTTACAAGTATCTGATATACCCTTAGACACTTTGGAGCTTACCAGGTCATTCGGTTGGGACACTGCGGAATCTTTCACCCAACACGATGTGCAGGAATTGAATAGGATATTAATGGACAGGCTAGAAAATAACATGAAGGGAACACCCGTGGAGGGGAAGCtaaatgaaatatttgtggggaaaatgaaaagttaTATTAAATGTATTAATGTTGATTATGAATCGTCTAGGGTAGAGGACTTTTGGGATTTGCAACTGAAtgtcaaaaatttcaagaatttgCAAGAATCTTTTGATAATTATGTCGAGATGGAACTAATGAATGGTGAAAATCAGTACGCTGCTCAGGACTATGGCTTGCAAGATGCTCAAAAAGGTGTTATTTTCGAATCGTTCCCGCCGGTTTTGCATTTGCAGTTGAAAAGATTCGAATACGACTTCAATTATGATCAGATGGTAAAGGTTAACGATAAATATGAGTTCCCTGAGACGATTGACTTGTCGCCCTTCGTTGATAAAGAGGTGCTTAAGAAAACGTTAGATTCGGAAGATAAGGATAAGAATCCCTATGTTTACAATTTACATGGTGTACTGGTTCATTCTGGTGATATATCTACTGGTCACTACTATACTTTGATTAAACCTGGTGTTGAAGACCAATGGTACCgatttgatgatgaaaggGTTTGGAGAGTGACAAAGAAGCAAGTTTTCCAGGAAAATTTTGGGTGTGATAGGCTACCCGATGAAAAAGTTCGTACAATGACAAGAGACGAGTATCAAAATTATATTATTCAGCGCCACACAAGTGCTTATATGCTTGTTTATATACGCCAAGAACAAGAGGAGGATTTGCTCCGTCCAGTCTTAGAATCTGATGTTCCTAAGCACGTAATCACGAGAGtaagagaagaaatcaaagaaagggaaacaaaagaaaaggaaatcagAGAAGCACATTTGTACGTTACACTCAGACTGCACTCTATTAAAGAACTTATTCATTATGAAGGATTTGACTATTTCGCACATGATGGGTTTAGGTTGTTTTCTGAGGAGCTCAACGACTCCGGTTTGCAGCAAATCAACTTGAAAGTTTTGAGAACAACCAAGTTATCGGATATTTTTGCAAGCATCAAGGAAGCTATGAATATTCCACAAGAAAGGGACGTCAGATACTGGAAAATGGATTATCGCAGAAACAACACTTTACGTTTAACACAACCCATAAATTTTGAATCGGTAAACATCACTTTGCAAGAGGCGTTAAAAAcggagaagaaaagaactaTGGAAACACAATATGGAGAAGGAGGTGTTGCTAGTACTGATGAGGACGATAAGGCGCTTTCAGAAACTGTGTCATTCTTAGATCTCTTCATCGAGGAACCCTACCTAGAGTTACAATTTTTGAGCAAGTTGAAGGAAGcttctttaatttcaaagGCCGAGCCAGATGATGAGCTGATATCAAACGTAAGAACGAATCTTCCAAAACTGACAGAGGGAGGAATTGAACCTGTTTTTGCCACTGAAAATAAATCTAATTTGCTATTTGTGAAGAAGTACGACCCACATACCCAAAAGCTACTGGGATTTGGCCATTTTGCTGTGAATCAATTACAACAGCTATCAGACTTATCTGAAATCATTGAGAACAGCATTTCTTCTAACGAAAAGTTGACCTTTTACGAAGAAGTTCAACCTGGTACaataaatgaaatatatatgaaGGGAACAGTCTATGACGCTGACATAGACACGGGTGATATAGTTTCATTTGAAGTTCCAGATGCTGTTTTGCCAGACATATTCCCAGTTTACGCCACAATCAAAGAATATTACTCATATCTGAGGTACCGtgtaaaattgaagtttTCTAAATTTGACGGCTCAAGTGAGGAATATGGCGTTAGTAATGAGATCCCAGAGAGCTTCGAATTCTGGATATCTGCTTATGCACCTTATGATGACCTTGCTAGGATGGTGTCGAAATTTGCGCACGTTAAGCCAGAATATTTAAAGATCTTTGCACTTTATTCTAATGGCAGATTTGTATTAAAATCGACCTCACTTTTGAATGActatcttttgaaagatttcaaCTGCGATCAGATACCGCCTTTCGCATTTGAAGTATTGTCCGTACCCTTGAAGGAATTAGAGCGTTTGAGGCCTATTAAGTTATATTGGCTGAAAAATAGTTATattcattatcaatcctttgaatttgaGGTTGCAAATGATTATACAGAATCTCAATTTCTCGAAAAAGTGCAGCACAAGATCGGTTTTACCGATGAGGAAAAGGAGAATATTTTACTATGGACCAACTCAAATTTCCAGTTTCAGGGTTTATTATCGGACCAAAACACCTTCAAAGACGTGAGTAAAAATTCTTTACTTTTTGGTAGAATTTTGCCCGAGGAATCGAAATTATTCAAGGAATTAAATCGTCTAGAAAATCTACAAGCATCTTCATTGGAAGATTTTATGGATGACGAAAACGCGACGGACAGACCAATCGACGATGAGCAAGATCTAGGTATGGCAATAGAGCATTCTGATGATGTGAAGGGACGTATAGTAGTTGTTCAGcaatatttcaaagatcTTGAAAATAGACACGGAATATCTTTCCTGTTCAATTTGATACCAGGCGAAACATTCCCAAAGACAAAAGACCGTCTTCATGCAAAATTTGGACTCGGACagaaagaattttcaaagattaAATTAAGTATTGGTTACTCCACTGAAGAAGGAACGGTGTTTAGAACTTTACAAGGATTCTCGGATGAAGAATTGGACAAGGTTATATTGTATGACATTATGTCCAACTTAGATTATATCTACATGGATCATCCGGATAGATTGAGATCACATTCTTCCTATGATAGACCAATGATCATCAAAAACTGA
- the YME2 gene encoding Yme2p (Integral inner mitochondrial membrane protein~similar to YMR302C) produces the protein MLLVRTASLNMAKMPVPCLARGIGILKGKYRLRNLINAQPSVRHVSSEIQQKDQQAGESNTATDTGVIHKSDEETLIYFDNVYARATSVWNPTLWYNLLLRNQSREGVREKIRNLASPPNNPIYGLELKSTIPVKRDGGVFATFVVPPKYTKAQVNSLIQQNTARESSKNLLSYFTRASAFPVKGSPWIEDLRRLPSTTIVIKFQGPALTEEEIYSLFRRYGTIIDIFPPTAANNNVARVRYRSFRGAISAKNCVSGIEIHNTVLHIQYENIIRGHLVSNFFTNHTRIAIPVLFALLSIFAVLVFDPIREFSIEQKITHKYSLSWDNKFWKQLKTLTSSTMTSIKYYWGGPDDNHQRKHLWEERIEKVNDLKMWLEENNNTFVVIRGPRGSGKHDLVMQHTLQNRANVLYLDCDKLIKSRTDPKFLKNAASQLGYFPIFPWIDSVTGVLDLTVQGLTGQKTGLSETKESQFRNMLTTSLMSIRRIALKNYKAFVSTGDGTVNVKEEDYLQQHPEAKPVIVIDRFEGKSEINGFVYKELSDWAAMLVQMNIAHVIFLTETVASNQRLSESLPNQVFKNLILSDASKENSRNYVLSQLEDYLYYNKKSKGESVKEPEVGKETTENNDSDSEVDTSIKKAEVILNEKELQEIDASLEPLGGRMLDLQAFVRRVKSGEEPSEALDKMIEQASEQITQMFLSDKIDSNKSAQAWELIELLSANPVIPFHEIVNKPLFKAAPETGIMELENNGLITVSRDRGVLQEIRPAKPLYRAAFTYLINDPELAKVLKTRYLLKVVGFETGRIKKWEEELKPLGKVPDQKLFKTRLDYLSGKITASNAVITKCEEEIKNLSK, from the coding sequence ATGCTGTTAGTACGAACGGCCTCTTTGAATATGGCAAAGATGCCAGTGCCATGTCTCGCTAGAGGAATAGGTATCCTCAAGGGCAAGTATAGGCTAAGGAACTTGATAAATGCTCAACCCTCGGTGAGACATGTGTCCAGCGAAATCCAGCAAAAGGACCAGCAGGCAGGTGAGTCAAATACGGCTACCGATACCGGTGTTATTCACAAATCAGACGAAGAAACTCTGATATATTTCGATAATGTTTACGCGAGAGCCACATCGGTTTGGAATCCAACGCTGTGGTACAATCTGCTACTAAGAAATCAATCCCGTGAGGGAGTGAGggagaaaataagaaatttagCTAGTCCACCCAATAACCCCATTTATGGGCTAGAGTTGAAGTCTACCATTCCAGTGAAAAGGGACGGAGGTGTATTTGCCACATTTGTCGTTCCACCCAAATATACAAAAGCTCAGGTAAATTCCCTGATCCAGCAGAATACAGCCAGAGAATCTTCTAAAAACCTGCTCTCGTACTTCACTCGAGCCTCTGCTTTCCCAGTAAAGGGTTCGCCTTGGATTGAGGATTTAAGAAGACTACCAAGTACTACTATAGTGATCAAGTTCCAGGGACCCGCCTTAACCGAAGAGGaaatatattctttgttCAGAAGATATGGGACaatcattgatattttcccTCCCACCGCTGCGAACAACAACGTGGCAAGGGTTAGGTACCGTTCATTCCGTGGTGCCATTTCGGCAAAGAACTGTGTTTCCGGTATTGAAATTCATAATACCGTTTTACACATACAATACGAAAATATCATAAGAGGCCATTTAGTtagtaattttttcactaacCATACAAGGATTGCTATTCCGGTTTTATTTGCCCtactttcaatttttgcTGTTTTAGTGTTTGATCCTATAAGAGAATTTTCGATTGAACAGAAGATTACCCATAAGTATTCATTATCATGGGATAATAAGTTTTGGAAGCAATTGAAAACACTAACTTCATCTACCATGACTTCTATCAAGTACTACTGGGGTGGCCCTGACGATAACCACCAAAGAAAGCATCTATGGGAGGAAAGAATAGAGAAAGTGAATGATCTGAAAATGTGgcttgaagaaaataataatacatTTGTGGTTATAAGAGGGCCTAGAGGTTCAGGGAAACACGATTTGGTCATGCAACACACTTTGCAGAATAGAGCAAATGTTTTGTATTTGGACTGTGATAAATTGATTAAGTCAAGGACTGATCCTaagtttttaaagaatGCCGCTAGTCAATTGGGTTATTTCCCAATCTTCCCATGGATCGACTCTGTCACAGGTGTCCTTGATTTAACTGTGCAAGGGTTAACAGGACAAAAAACAGGGTTGTCTGAGACGAAGGAATCTCAATTTCGAAACATGTTAACTACATCACTGATGTCAATTAGACGTATTGCTCTTAAGAATTACAAGGCCTTTGTTTCCACCGGTGATGGAACAGTTAATGTTAAGGAAGAAGATTATCTACAGCAACACCCGGAAGCTAAACCTGTTATCGTCATAGATAGATTTGAAGGTAAGTCTGAAATCAATGGATTCGTGTATAAGGAATTATCCGATTGGGCAGCTATGCTAGTTCAAATGAATATTGCTCATGTGATCTTCTTGACGGAAACCGTTGCATCCAACCAAAGATTAAGCGAGTCATTGCCCAACCAAGTCTTCAAAAACTTGATCCTGTCAGATGcgtcaaaagaaaattcaaggaATTATGTATTGTCTCAATTGGAAGATTACTTATATTACAATAAAAAGTCTAAGGGTGAAAGCGTAAAAGAACCGGAAGTAGGAAAGGAAACCACTGAAAACAATGACTCTGATAGTGAAGTGGATACGAGTATTAAAAAAGCCGAGGttattttaaatgaaaaggaattaCAAGAAATTGACGCCTCTTTAGAACCATTGGGTGGTAGAATGTTAGATTTACAGGCATTTGTAAGAAGAGTTAAGTCAGGAGAAGAGCCCTCGGAAGCATTGGACAAAATGATTGAACAAGCTTCTGAACAAATAACTCAAATGTTCTTAAGTGACAAGATTGACAGCAATAAAAGTGCACAAGCTTGGGAATTGATTGAATTATTGAGTGCAAATCCAGTCATTCCATTCCATGAAATCGTCAATAAGCCATTATTTAAGGCCGCACCTGAGACAGGGATCAtggaattggaaaataatGGATTAATTACTGTATCTAGAGATAGGGGTGTTTTACAAGAGATCAGACCTGCCAAGCCACTGTACAGAGCAGCATTCACATATTTGATTAACGATCCTGAACTTGCAAAAGTGCTAAAAACTCGTTACTTACTAAAGGTTGTGGGTTTCGAAACCGGCAGAATCAAGAAGTgggaagaagaattaaagCCTTTAGGGAAAGTTCCTGATCAAAAGCTTTTCAAGACCAGACTGGACTATTTATCCGGTAAGATTACTGCTAGTAATGCAGTCATTACTAAGTgcgaagaagaaatcaagaacCTATCCAAGTAA
- the SCW10 gene encoding putative family 17 glucosidase (Cell wall protein with similarity to glucanases~similar to YMR305C), producing the protein MRFSNFLTASALLTGALGAPAIRHKHEKRDVVTATVHAQVTVVVSGNSGETIVPVNENAVVATTSSSAIASQATTSILEPTTSANVITSQQETTTLESSDIASTVGSSTSSSSSSSTSSSTSSSASSSASSSISASGAKGITYSPYNDDGSCKSTAQVASDLEQLTGFDNIRLYGVDCSQVENVLQAKTSSQKLFLGIYYVDKIQDAVDTIKSAVESYGSWDDITTISVGNELVNDGSATTTQVGEYVSTAKSALTSAGYTGSVVSVDTFIAVINNPDLCNYSDYMAVNAHAYFDENTAAQDAGPWVLEQIQRVYTACGGKKDVLITETGWPSKGDTYGEAVPSKANQEAAISSIKNSCGSSSYLFTAFNDLWKADGQYGVEKYWGILSSD; encoded by the coding sequence ATGCGTTTTTCAAACTTCCTAACTGCATCTGCATTATTAACGGGAGCTCTAGGTGCTCCTGCTATCCGCCATAAACATGAAAAGCGTGACGTCGTTACTGCAACAGTCCATGCTCAGGTTACTGTTGTCGTTTCTGGTAACAGCGGAGAAACCATTGTCCCAGTGAACGAGAATGCTGTTGTAGCCACTACCAGCAGTAGTGCAATTGCTTCACAGGCAACTACATCCATTTTAGAACCAACGACTTCAGCTAATGTTATCACTTCTCAACAAGAAACTACCACTCTTGAATCTTCCGACATAGCATCCACGGTTGGCTCTTCCActtcatcctcatcatcatcctcCACCTCATCATCTACTTCATCGTCCGCTTCATCTTCCGCTTCATCCAGTATCTCAGCCTCCGGCGCTAAGGGTATTACTTACAGTCCTTACAATGATGATGGGTCCTGCAAATCCACTGCTCAAGTTGCTTCAGACCTAGAACAGTTGACCGGTTTTGACAACATCAGATTATATGGTGTTGACTGTAGTCAGGTTGAGAATGTCTTGCAGGCTAAAACTTCAAGTCAGAAATTATTCTTAGGCATATATTACGTTGACAAAATTCAAGACGCTGTTGATACTATTAAATCTGCAGTTGAGTCCTACGGTTCCTGGGATGATATTACCACTATTTCTGTCGGTAATGAACTAGTGAATGACGGTTCTGCTACTACAACGCAAGTTGGCGAATACGTTTCCACCGCCAAATCTGCTTTAACCTCAGCTGGTTATACAGGCTCAGTGGTTTCAGTTGATACCTTCATTGCTGTTATAAATAACCCTGATTTGTGTAATTATTCTGACTATATGGCAGTCAACGCCCATGCATACTTCGATGAAAATACTGCGGCCCAAGATGCAGGGCCATGGGTACTTGAACAGATCCAAAGAGTCTACACTGCTTGTGGCGGGAAAAAGGACGTCCTTATTACCGAAACTGGCTGGCCATCTAAGGGTGATACTTATGGTGAAGCTGTTCCATCTAAGGCAAACCAAGAAGCTGCCATTTCTTCTATTAAAAACTCCTGTGGTTCTTCATCTTACCTATTCACCGCTTTCAATGATTTATGGAAGGCCGATGGGCAATACGGTGTTGAAAAGTACTGGGGTATTTTATCAAGTGATTAA